Proteins from one Cryptomeria japonica chromosome 4, Sugi_1.0, whole genome shotgun sequence genomic window:
- the LOC131032208 gene encoding aluminum-activated malate transporter 12-like — MAGVASGECRVNITSDQQNGCNEPKNRGVIRKVGLNIKEVIMAWCRKILDVGVEDPRRIIHAMKVGLALSVVSLVCLWDPLFRGVGVGDNAIWAVMTVVVVLEFSAGATMSKGLNRGIGTVVAGSLAFLVCYLSEQVAQGEAVVVGSSLFIIGAASTYARFFPFIKIRFDYGVVIFLLTFSMITVSGYRVHNILRVAYARLTTILIGCGVCLVVSLLLFPIWAGEDLHNSTVRKLQGLMESLEGCVDEYFSGRHEDKVEDESEDPIYQGYKSVLDSKATDDSLATFASWEPRHGQFRYRHPWKQYVKIGVKLRYLAYSIVALHGCLRSAIETPHSLRSVLKKPCTKVGQEAAKLLGELSSSIQQMRRCDWESIMKELQLALKDLQVAMHAQPKLLLHSTRVVPMEKIFEDESREAQDNETGRKGFRRLMSWHGESGSTETEKRLISGHGVEFAEALPLATFAWTLVEIVARLKHVAEAVEELDTMANFKPYNPSSKQEAQNITSHPSSNYTPRASFGRTPEIYISSNIAD; from the exons ATGGCGGGTGTTGCCAGCGGTGAATGCAGAGTTAACATTACTTCTGATCAACAAAATGGCTGTAATGAGCCTAAAAATAGGGGAGTGATAAGAAAAGTTGGGTTAAATATAAAAGAAGTTATAATGGCCTGGTGCAGAAAGATATTGGATGTGGGAGTAGAAGATCCGAGAAGGATTATACATGCCATGAAAGTTGGGCTGGCACTGTCAGTGGTTTCTCTTGTATGTCTTTGGGATCCATTATTCCGTGGGGTGGGAGTTGGAGATAATGCAATTTGGGCAGtgatgacagttgttgttgttctggaatTCTCTGCAG GGGCTACTATGAGCAAAGGATTAAATAGAGGGATTGGAACCGTGGTGGCTGGGTCTCTAGCCTTTCTTGTTTGTTACTTGTCAGAGCAAGTAGCGCAAGGAGAGGCCGTTGTAGTAGGATCTTCTCTCTTCATCATAG GAGCAGCTTCCACATATGCTCGATTCTTCCCTTTTATCAAGATAAGATTTGATTATGGAGTTGTAATATTCCTGCTGACATTCAGCATGATAACAGTTTCTGGATACCGAGTGCACAATATATTACGAGTGGCATATGCACGCCTCACCACCATACTCATCGGGTGTGGCGTGTGCCTGGTCGTAAGTCTGCTGCTTTTCCCCATCTGGGCTGGCGAGGATCTTCACAATTCGACTGTCAGGAAATTGCAAGGCCTTATGGAATCTCTTGAAG GATGCGTGGATGAATATTTTAGTGGACGCCATGAAGACAAGGTCGAAGATGAATCTGAAGATCCCATATACCAAGGATACAAGTCTGTGTTAGACTCAAAGGCCACCGACGATTCTTTG GCGACATTTGCTAGCTGGGAGCCAAGACATGGCCAGTTTCGATACCGGCATCCATGGAAGCAGTATGTGAAAATAGGAGTGAAGCTTCGTTATTTGGCGTATTCTATTGTGGCCTTGCATGGATGCCTTCGATCCGCGATCgag ACCCCTCATTCCCTTCGTTCAGTATTGAAGAAGCCATGCACCAAGGTCGGCCAGGAAGCAGCAAAATTACTGGGAGAGCTGTCGAGCAGCATCCAACAGATGAGAAGATGCGATTGGGAGTCAATTATGAAGGAACTGCAACTCGCATTGAAGGATCTGCAGGTTGCCATGCATGCTCAGCCAAAGCTGTTACTACATTCAACAAGAGTAGTGCCTATGGAGAAAATCTTTGAGGATGAAAGCAGAGAAGCACAAGATAACGAAACAGGCAGGAAGGGATTCAGAAGATTGATGTCATGGCATGGAGAAAGTGGTAGCACAGAGACAGAGAAAAGGTTAATATCTGGACATGGTGTTGAATTTGCAGAAGCACTTCCTTTGGCTACGTTTGCATGGACGTTGGTGGAGATTGTAGCGAGGCTTAAGCATGTGGCAGAGGCAGTGGAAGAGCTCGATACAATGGCAAATTTCAAGCCTTACAATCCTTCCTCAAAACAAGAAGCTCAAAACATAACTTCGCATCCTTCCTCTAATTACACTCCGAGAGCCAGCTTTGGAAGAACACCAGAAATATATATATCGAGTAACATTGCTGATTGA